The DNA region ATTTTTCCGATTCCAGAGATTTGGAAACGTAAGAATTcgttaaaattagaaaaagtgtGATTTTCGACCGAAACCAATACTTTCCTTATATCACCAAAGGTGATAAAAAGTAGAAGGAAACAGTTCACCAACTCATAGTATTTTGAACTATGATTCAAAAATGGTGTTCCCAAGCCACTTCGTGCCGTTAGGTTTGATTCATGCGCTTAATGTAGAACTGGAAGCATGAAAGAGACCAGTTTGCAATAACTAAAATTGCGATTACTTACCGATACCGCAGATAGTGAGACATATGTTGTAGACTATGAGACGGTTAATCCAGGGTTTGTCGGAGACATAACCAAGTATGATACGACCAAAAGTGTTTGCTATCCCAATAATGCCTAGTAACCAGCTAGCGTCATCCTTGGGGATTCCTCGCTCCTCAGCTTGAGCCTAAGTGTTAGTTTTATTAGTTAATATGAGGTCGAAGAAACAGTCAATTGTTTTAGACAAGTTTCGGAATGAAAAGATACAAAAACCATCGTATAAGTTGTTATGCTATCGTCTTGTCTCATTTACTTGATCGAAATGTTGCaagaaaaatacttgaaaaagtaaatacgACTGTTTTCGAATTGTATATTGTTTGTAACCAGATGGCGTCTAGACGAACATttgtcgataaaaatatataattccaCAACTTATTTTACTCACCGCCAAATACACGTAGGGAATATTAAACCCAATACTGGTACAAAAGTTGGAAAGTGTGAACAGCACAAATACTGGATCTTTCAGTAGTGAGAATTCCAACATCTCACAAAATATGTCTACATTTTCTTCAACGTTTGAAGGTCTTTCATAGTTATCGGAATGTTTTGCATTCCCATTCGGTAAGCTCCTCAACGATGAGTGCAATCTCACATTTTCAACACTATTCTCCAGAGATCCACTGTATGCGTACGCATATGAGaaggaagtagaaaaaaacagaaacagaaatgtaaaaaacgaaaataattgataGTAATATTTTGCCCCAACTCGGTTAGAGTCAAGACAgcaattgtattttttctgaaaagaaCTCTgtgatttctgaatttcttcagagaaaaattagcaaaatgatatatttgcgtagaattttgtttaaatccaaaaatttcaaacacacaTGTCCTTACTTTCTTTTGAGAATCACAAAAGAAGTTGGAGCAACTGTAGACAGAACACTAGTGAGGATTTCTCATgcgaataagtaaaaaaaaaaaaaacttactaaTAATTCcgcattttcatttcagtatTGTCAGATACGTACGATTTAGCTCGAACGTTATCTAAACTGCCTTGATAAAATATGTCTCTGCGGTTCATTATGGAGCTACCGTATGATCGTGTCATGCTTTGAGTGTGATTGCCAAGACTTTTGGTCAGAAGAATCGGCTGGCTCAATGCTGCACGCAAATTATTCCCAACATCATCCTCCGTCTTAACTGCGGTGTACTTTACAAGACTTTGAGTAATCGTATTCCGCTGTCTGCTATCAGTCGCTTGTGAtactttcgtttcattttgaaCAGCGACTTTGACAACAGATCCATTCTCCTTGAAATGTAAACTCTGCAAATTAAATCGTAGTTCACGATGCATAAACCAGAGTGTTTGACCAGAGATTTTTGTTTCGTAGTTTCTTGTCGACTAACCTGCAGTGAAATATCCTTCTTTGGTGCTTCTAGTGGCCTAATAAGCACACCAAGTATTATGCAGTTTAAAACCAATGCTGATATAATTAACGTGGCGCCACGCCATCCGTATGTCGATATCAAAAGTCCTGTCAAAGGCGCGAACACGAGAGTTCCCAAACCAGAACCACACACTGCTATTCCTGTTGCCAGGGAACGATACTTCTCGAAGTAACAGGTCACACTGACAATGGCTGGTAAGTATATAAGCCCGAAGCCTATACCtgcgtaaataaaaatgatctttTTATTGGCTTGCTTCGTTTAACATAAAATCGCAAGGACCCTGGTGAAAAGAATTCTCAGAAGATCGCCGTTATGTTTTGTCAAAAGTTTCTCAGAAATATACTACATTTTCGAACAGTTCTGAAGAAGTTTGAATTATTCTATTTATACTTGagggatttaaaaaattctgatacatttctttaaaaaaactcATAttctttcgataaattttctattaaaaatctgaataatacgaacttttgatttttctgattATTTCTGCCCGAGTTGAGTAATGGTCGAAAATtgtgatgataaaatttttccctttGCGGATTGTGAGATGGAAAATTCTAATTATTACTTGCCTGTGCCGATTCCGATTGTAAAACATAacatcaaaatattttgagcAAAAACGCTAGCCAGTAAACAGGTGCTGGCAAGTATGGTTCCAGCGATAGTGACTGTCCTGCATCCATATTTGTTTACGAAAGAGCTGGATATGGGtcctgaaataatttaaaaagtaGGATTTGATCGCTCTCAAGCAACATTAAACGTTGAACatatttttgatttgtttGCAATGATATCTATGTACGCTTATGCAAGTGCATTACCTGAACAATATGTGATGCCGACGAGGAGCGAGGCGATCAAGGACGTCTTACCTTTCCCTTCTTCGAAGTAATCGAGAAAAGCGACGTAAAATAATCCAAAGGAATACGTAACTCCGTCAGCTGTAAATCATAATACGGTTACCTCTCTTTATAATGAAATTACTTTGTTGTGAATAGTGTTTTCCCTTCTTTCAGAACCAATATGGCGTTGCACAGGATAATCAGCTGCTCGTttggttcaaattttcaaacatcaagGCACAAAATGTATCCTACAAGCTATTGGACTTCCACTTGGCAACGTTTAATCGATGTCAATGAAATATGGAGTGcaagataattttattaactATTTGATATTCACTTCTATCAGATAGCGTCTTCGAAACCTAAGGATCCCAATTTACTACGTCATAAGTCAGGAATGAAAAGAATCGTACACTGTAACCAGCACACCTCAGTCTGGAGTCAAAGATAGATTTGGTTTATCAGGATGATGGCGACAGGAAAAATGGGACCAATAGGTTCTAGCTGTGTGATTTCGAAAACACAATTCAAGATAATATTGTAGAGACGTGTAAGAAAAGGTCTCTGAAGTACCTGTGGGAACAATTTCGTTATACACCAGCAATGATCATCGATATGTAATTGAAGGATGCTACGAGTTTCAAATAGTTAATATGTATCGAAAGATCATGATGCATGCGCGTGTACAAAGTTTAATCAAATGAATCTGAGATACGGCCATGGCAGTCAACAGTTTTGAAATGAGAACATTGCGTTTACAATAGTAATGCACGTTACTACACAGAGTTTAGAAACAATGATAAATAAGTTTCGATTAGTGTCTGGTATcaagaaataatcgatttttaagcTTATCACTCCATTCTAGTTTTTGTGTTCTCTTTTCGATAAGAAGCAACATTTTGCGCCAAACGATGTTTCGTACGAAGTAAAATGAATCGTGTAAtttatgattgaaaatttgtaaaaaattctcaaaataagGTGTCTActtaaaattcgaacgctaTATTTGAGGGCTTTACAATAAGACTTTCTATTATCAAAGCCAGACAAAGTACATAGCTTCCAAATTATTTAACAAGATGTAGTGAATATTATACAACTCGTTTCTCActtgaacaataataatttcggAAGCAAATTAACCGAGCAACTCCATCAAGCGATTAAAACGAAAGACGGTGATCTGTTTTATCATACACTCATGATTTATTGGCGGCCGTTTGTCACTCTGACTCCTTGATTAAACCTGGTAGCCGGCACAAAGCGAATGTTATCGATCTTATTTCTAGACAACCGATCGGTTCATCCACGAGACTTTGTAATCACGCTGCAGCCGCCTGCGGGATAAGGATCTAAATTTATCCGATAAGTTTACAGCATACCTGTATAGATCATTATTTGGCAAATCATTTATTTAAGTACCTTATCAATTTAATCGTCGACGGTTGAGCGCCAGatcagtaaaaaatattaagaggaaatacaaattttactgTGCGTGATAAAATTCATCACGCAAATTGTAGTTCTCTTATCGTCATGCAATTGTATATACTGTAACCGTAAGCCAATTCGCAAAGAATTTCACCCAATAACTAGAATATCtgagtataaataaaagtatcgaTAAGACCATTCCAAACCATTACGCATCGTTAAATATTATTCTAAATCAAAGCAAGAATCGTGTGAACAATAGAACAAAGCCTCGATCCTTGGACTTTGAATGTTGATAATCAACTTGTGTAAAATTATAATGAGTGGAATCATTCGGACCAGTCGAACAACAAATTTTCCCTGAAACTCGAAGGAAAATAAATGTGCTACACTTATAGCTAATCCTATTTTGATGGTTGTAGAAGCGATTTCTTGGTCCGTATTTTGATCTACACTGACcaattttacgattttagaGTCTAGTATAGCTTTCTATACCTTAATACTTTGGAAGTTAATCTAAAACGATGGATCAGATGATCGCCTCTCGCGATGCCATGTTGATCTAACCACGTCTATGCTAAACAACCAAATACAAGAGATGAAAACATTACAGAAGATACGTGTCCGACTTTTTTACACGTTTGTTATCGTGATTATTTCAAGTTTGATGCTTTGAAATACTCGTTGTTCGAGTGGAAAAGATTAAAATTTGCTCGATAAGCCGTAACCTTAATCGTTAGTGCATTAAAGTATAGCCCACATGCATTGACACAACTAAAAGTAGTACTAGACAAAAAACATCGTCTGAATGCTGGTGAAAAGAATTGATCTGCGATTTTGGAGAGCGATTAGAAAACCGAAAATGataagagaaataaattgataaaaatatagagGCAAATTAAGAATCTCCTGAGAATCTGTATCCATAGATAAAATTTTagtcttgaaaataaaagggaaGTAACttggtttcttttattttattattgatatttcggTGGAAAACACCCGACGGGTCATCGATTTACACAAAATGTATTCACGAACACACACAATACGTCATCGGCTTGTATAAACAACGGACCACGAGTTGACTCATGATAAAAATATCAGCGGGTTACGCCCCTTAAACACCCGAGATAACACAATTGTCTCAAGGTGTCTTAAGAGGTGttacttttttcacaagtttTCTAGCCAAAAAGTGTCAAATAGGCGTTAACTAGGGTGTAGGACCCGAgtgaatcgaattttttaaatcatcatGAAAActgagttataaaattttctctatcGTGAATGTGAATACCCGCAAATAGTTGTTGAGACGCACGCTGGAAAGCACGTGCGGAATCTTTTATTCAGTACGGTACTGGCAACAAGTGTGTAACTCGTCGGCATTGACATAGTTGATTTGCAGAGAAAAAGTAGGCcacggaagagaaaaaaattcgatcccAGTTATTGAAATGAGGGAAATTCTCCATAAATTAAAGCGAGCGATTTATCAAAGATCTATAATTACAGAATGTCAATTTTCTATACTCGgtcattatttcattatccAAATACATAGATAATTGATTTTCTATGGGGGTTGGTAAGAATATAATACGACTGCTTAATTCACACACGAGAACGGTGTAGTCTCTAGCTgcaattcattcgattttcattaaaaCGATTCTGCATTTGATTACTGAGAAGTTATGTTAGGTTAGAACCATGCCTGACACAGCCACGGATTCTATGAATGAAATAGACCAAAGAGAGCAAAactgactgaaaaaaaagaaataaatttaaaaacgtgTTTCTTACGTGTATAGAAATTAGTTTACATAACTGGCTCTTATCATTAATGCATGCGAGAAACGCAATCGGCGAGAgaacataaattattattgtcctATTACACAAGCGTGTTATAACTGTTGGTGAATACCGAGAGATTCGACTGAATATTCCGCGGCTGGAgggcaaaaaattaaaatatcaaattgcaaaaatcaaattttggatCACATCAGTGCATATCACAAAGTTACAATCGTGAAACAAGTACGCCATAAATTCACACTCATAAACAGTTATATTCTTGTCTCAATTTCAGAGATACAGTTTCGTTCTTATCCGCACAAAACACACTCGAAGTGAGTGGTTATGAATGAtacgttataaataattttttatcaaaatcccATGTTTCgtaattacatatatatacatatacaataatgAAATCGTATCTTATTTATGTACACGTTTGACGTGAGGTTTCTTGCATAATTTACACATCATCGTTTTCCAAGACACATTAAATTTCCTTCgccaaaataattttatccaaATATTAACCAACTTTCATTCCGTTCAAACACGTATGGCGTATACGACTTATAggataaagtaaaaaacaaacgaccacaactataacaataaaaatcaacgatatatactttggaataaattatcatattatcattataccgGATAAGCATGtcgttttattacaaaataatatcacTATCATTCAAGAACAACagcattattatttaattcattAACAAATTAAACGAAATTGATTCCATAAAAGAGTGTTATCCAAAGGTAGACACAAAAATTCGCCAATGATAAACTGAATATTGTTgtgatttcagtttttttcttttctgtcgtgtttttttttttcttttatttattggtGTAAAAGTGAAATTCAACTCACTGATGACGTGTATCATAAACGATGCAAATACGATGACCCATCCCCATCCACCGTCCGGCGGTGTAATTCCTTCGTCCTCTTTGTTGATTTCGGATTTCCGAGGATTTTCCACTTCCATGTTCTTTTTTGTCTTGCTCTTTACCGGCTCGTGTGCCATTTTGCGATCGccgtttgttttatttatttgtgtttATATTCAATgagtaaaatatttgcattaaaaaatgaacagtgacgcgaaaaaaatataccataAATTGGTTGTTGAGATCCGATAATAGATGTAAAATAGAGAGAGTCACTCATACgaatatagtaaaaaaaaatcgattccacgACACGCGGTGAAATTTCACATAAAGTCCAATTACATCACAATTAACCATTCGGCCCtatttatcgataaaaatgaataaaaataaaacttttcggTCACCTAAACATTTCCATTAAAAAAACTTGTCCCCATAGGTTATTACGTTGGCCGATACAGAATCACATTACAGTTGTTCACGAAAGAGCAAAAACTTTGGGTGAAATGATCGATGGACTGAAAATCAATACCGCATGAGGTACTATCCGCTTGAAATTTGTTAGTGTAATACCGATTACACCAAATAGAACTAAGTAGTCAGCAGCAGCCGTTTTCCAAGATAAGAGAGCCACACATTATACTCAGAGTCTCAAACAGAATTACGAGTCGTGTATGAGTAAgcatgcaaaaaattttccataatcCCTTTGAAGCCAGAGTTCACGGATCGAAGTTCACCACTCAAGGTTAAAACCAAACTGCACCAAGTTCAAACTATTTTTCGTAGATTATTCACGTCTATATAGCTATAAATACAATACTGTTACAACGCTGCTTCTAGCCACAATCAGCACGTGGTTTTAATGGTAAACTTCAAGAATACCCCGCGAGGTACAAGCAGCCACGATGATTTGATgttgactgactgactgactgactgactgactgttGGCAGTCGGGAAAAGGCCGCACATTAACGGCTTTGCTCCGAATTCTTGCTTTCTGTATCTGTACAGGCTGTAATCAGCATTTGCGAAACGCTCCGCGCGAGATTCTCTTCGGAGCAAACCCGTCATCGACTTCCAGACTTGTATACAATAATATGCTGAACCGTTTATTATGTTTGACGTAAACATCGTTATCTTCTAgtgctcattttttttctacagggAGGGAGGCCTTTGTTTATAACGGAAACACGTACTTCAGTTTATTCTATACACTTGAGGAAACAGAAATTGTGCTTGATTGTAACAAGATTACGAATACAATctatcaaaattattatatacttcaTGTCCATAAAATCTTATATCGAAATGGTTTGTATACATGTTTGAGGACACCCGCGATTATGTTTACATCTAATCCTTGAGTTCTTTGTTATATCGAGGTTGTTGATCCGTTCAgtttaattctttttccacGGTATATTACGTCAATTACGTGCAAGACTGTTCAGCTGCCTTCAAAGTGTGTATATTTTGCACACTTTCACCATTTTCTTTCCATCGTGTTCCAATTTATTCACCAATGTGCAGAGCTGTCGTgttactgaatttttgaaaaatattgctaaATCCTTAGCATTTTGTTTCCTTGTTTAGAAGGGTCTTTCACTTGGGCgtactttttaatttcacgGTATATTTCGACTATTTACGACTGATAAATTCGCTCTTGCGACAGAAATCGGTCAGAATTTTAAAAAGCCTACTTTCTCCGTCGGTAGAACGGTTAAAGAAGGAATTTTTTGCTAAATCTGATCAATTTATAAATCGACGAATGATTAGGAGAATTTCTGTTATGTAGCTGACAAGATCTAAGACAATCCTGGTAATTGTTCCAAATGGGGCATCACCTTGCGGTTGATTGATTTCTTACTAACGAGGAATGTGTTTTATCGTAATCTTTTTAGGTTACACAATCACAGCTGCAACGACCGACTGAATTGtatttcacagtttttttATCAAGTAGGAGAGcacattattgaaaaaatattattacgttttttctcttttaattaatgatattttgaaatattataacaaaGAAACGATCAGAAGATTAATTTCAATTGGAAATGTTGTCgacaagataaaaattgtttgtgaaaaaaattagcgtACATTTGatgattcgattttttatcaaatccgCGACTGCATTACCGATCAAGAGTCGCGCCGATAAGTTAGCGTGTTgcattgtttctttttccgcTATAAACTGAACAATTTGAACCCGGAGATCAGAAGTTTCGATCGAATTGTATCAACGAGCTGAAAATAGAGATTTAGAAGTGACGTTGCGCGGTGAGAtacgatgtatgtatgtatgtacatttcattaaattaaaaaatcctgTACTTGTAATTTCAAGAAGACCACTGGGAAAATCATCGAAAACGCGCGCactgaattattattgaagaaCAATCTAaccagaaaaattttgactgTTAATCGTGAAATTTACGGAGATGCggaataagagagagagaaatcctTGCGCCGGTCGCACGCGGCTTGCAGTGCTAAAAATAAGTGGCATAAATGCTTGGCATTTTACTTTGCAAGCGATCCCCCCTTCGTCCATTTCGCCGGCATTTGTTTCCTCTCTCTTTACTAATTTCACGTACGTATAATACTACGAGTTTCCCATGTGCATTACAATTTACAGATGGTAGTGACATCTGTATAACTtcgcaaaaatgcaaaagaaaCTGATCGTGTTGTGACCTGATAAAGCAGTGGACTTGTTGGCTACTATATGGACGGATGAAACCGGAGTCCGCGATAAAGAAAATCGGAAAACCCCAAACGAGAATTACCGCTGACTTCGAA from Diprion similis isolate iyDipSimi1 chromosome 3, iyDipSimi1.1, whole genome shotgun sequence includes:
- the LOC124404495 gene encoding monocarboxylate transporter 5 isoform X1, which produces MAHEPVKSKTKKNMEVENPRKSEINKEDEGITPPDGGWGWVIVFASFMIHVITDGVTYSFGLFYVAFLDYFEEGKGKTSLIASLLVGITYCSGPISSSFVNKYGCRTVTIAGTILASTCLLASVFAQNILMLCFTIGIGTGIGFGLIYLPAIVSVTCYFEKYRSLATGIAVCGSGLGTLVFAPLTGLLISTYGWRGATLIISALVLNCIILGVLIRPLEAPKKDISLQSLHFKENGSVVKVAVQNETKVSQATDSRQRNTITQSLVKYTAVKTEDDVGNNLRAALSQPILLTKSLGNHTQSMTRSYGSSIMNRRDIFYQGSLDNVRAKSYVSDNTEMKMRNYYGSLENSVENVRLHSSLRSLPNGNAKHSDNYERPSNVEENVDIFCEMLEFSLLKDPVFVLFTLSNFCTSIGFNIPYVYLAAQAEERGIPKDDASWLLGIIGIANTFGRIILGYVSDKPWINRLIVYNICLTICGIATAFSSLCTTFTGFAFYSAVFGVTAGAYVGLTSVILVDLLGLDRLTNAFGLLLLFQGLASLLGPPIAGWLHDGLGSYDPGFWVAGSMIAISGLMLFFIPPLQRYLRKKAEKSQRIDFVF
- the LOC124404495 gene encoding monocarboxylate transporter 12 isoform X2; protein product: MAHEPVKSKTKKNMEVENPRKSEINKEDEGITPPDGGWGWVIVFASFMIHVITDGVTYSFGLFYVAFLDYFEEGKGKTSLIASLLVGITYCSGPISSSFVNKYGCRTVTIAGTILASTCLLASVFAQNILMLCFTIGIGTGIGFGLIYLPAIVSVTCYFEKYRSLATGIAVCGSGLGTLVFAPLTGLLISTYGWRGATLIISALVLNCIILGVLIRPLEAPKKDISLQSLHFKENGSVVKVAVQNETKVSQATDSRQRNTITQSLVKYTAVKTEDDVGNNLRAALSQPILLTKSLGNHTQSMTRSYGSSIMNRRDIFYQGSLDNVRAKSGSLENSVENVRLHSSLRSLPNGNAKHSDNYERPSNVEENVDIFCEMLEFSLLKDPVFVLFTLSNFCTSIGFNIPYVYLAAQAEERGIPKDDASWLLGIIGIANTFGRIILGYVSDKPWINRLIVYNICLTICGIATAFSSLCTTFTGFAFYSAVFGVTAGAYVGLTSVILVDLLGLDRLTNAFGLLLLFQGLASLLGPPIAGWLHDGLGSYDPGFWVAGSMIAISGLMLFFIPPLQRYLRKKAEKSQRIDFVF
- the LOC124404495 gene encoding uncharacterized protein LOC124404495 isoform X3 — translated: MIENHNPDGVTYSFGLFYVAFLDYFEEGKGKTSLIASLLVGITYCSGPISSSFVNKYGCRTVTIAGTILASTCLLASVFAQNILMLCFTIGIGTGIGFGLIYLPAIVSVTCYFEKYRSLATGIAVCGSGLGTLVFAPLTGLLISTYGWRGATLIISALVLNCIILGVLIRPLEAPKKDISLQSLHFKENGSVVKVAVQNETKVSQATDSRQRNTITQSLVKYTAVKTEDDVGNNLRAALSQPILLTKSLGNHTQSMTRSYGSSIMNRRDIFYQGSLDNVRAKSYVSDNTEMKMRNYYGSLENSVENVRLHSSLRSLPNGNAKHSDNYERPSNVEENVDIFCEMLEFSLLKDPVFVLFTLSNFCTSIGFNIPYVYLAAQAEERGIPKDDASWLLGIIGIANTFGRIILGYVSDKPWINRLIVYNICLTICGIATAFSSLCTTFTGFAFYSAVFGVTAGAYVGLTSVILVDLLGLDRLTNAFGLLLLFQGLASLLGPPIAGWLHDGLGSYDPGFWVAGSMIAISGLMLFFIPPLQRYLRKKAEKSQRIDFVF
- the LOC124404495 gene encoding monocarboxylate transporter 1 isoform X5 — translated: MLCFTIGIGTGIGFGLIYLPAIVSVTCYFEKYRSLATGIAVCGSGLGTLVFAPLTGLLISTYGWRGATLIISALVLNCIILGVLIRPLEAPKKDISLQSLHFKENGSVVKVAVQNETKVSQATDSRQRNTITQSLVKYTAVKTEDDVGNNLRAALSQPILLTKSLGNHTQSMTRSYGSSIMNRRDIFYQGSLDNVRAKSYVSDNTEMKMRNYYGSLENSVENVRLHSSLRSLPNGNAKHSDNYERPSNVEENVDIFCEMLEFSLLKDPVFVLFTLSNFCTSIGFNIPYVYLAAQAEERGIPKDDASWLLGIIGIANTFGRIILGYVSDKPWINRLIVYNICLTICGIATAFSSLCTTFTGFAFYSAVFGVTAGAYVGLTSVILVDLLGLDRLTNAFGLLLLFQGLASLLGPPIAGWLHDGLGSYDPGFWVAGSMIAISGLMLFFIPPLQRYLRKKAEKSQRIDFVF
- the LOC124404495 gene encoding monocarboxylate transporter 5 isoform X4, which gives rise to MAHEPVKSKTKKNMEVENPRKSEINKEDEGITPPDGGWGWVIVFASFMIHVITDGVTYSFGLFYVAFLDYFEEGKGKTSLIASLLVGITYCSGPISSSFVNKYGCRTVTIAGTILASTCLLASVFAQNILMLCFTIGIGTGIGFGLIYLPAIVSVTCYFEKYRSLATGIAVCGSGLGTLVFAPLTGLLISTYGWRGATLIISALVLNCIILGVLIRPLEAPKKDISLQSLHFKENGSVVKVAVQNETKVSQATDSRQRNTITQSLVKYTAVKTEDDVGNNLRAALSQPILLTKSLGNHTQSMTRSYGSSIMNRRDIFYQGSLDNVRAKSYVSDNTEMKMRNYYGSLENSVENVRLHSSLRSLPNGNAKHSDNYERPSNVEENVDIFCEMLEFSLLKDPVFVLFTLSNFCTSIGFNIPYVYLAAQAEERGIPKDDASWLLGIIGIANTFGRIILGYVSDKPWINRLIVYNICLTICGIGWLHDGLGSYDPGFWVAGSMIAISGLMLFFIPPLQRYLRKKAEKSQRIDFVF